The Mauremys reevesii isolate NIE-2019 linkage group 1, ASM1616193v1, whole genome shotgun sequence genome has a segment encoding these proteins:
- the LOC120379314 gene encoding lysozyme g-like, with protein MLLTLMILGLAALIGTSESQTGCYGDINKVDTTGASCRTAKAEHLSYCGVRASTTIAAKDLRTMNNYKTIIKNAGRKKCVDPAVIAGIISRESHAGKALKDGWGDRGNGFGLMQVDKRYHKLVGQWNSEAHVLQGTGILVDMIKGIQKKFPRWTKEQQLKGGISAYNAGLRNVQTYDKMDIGTTGNDYANDVVARAKFYKRNGYNN; from the exons ATGCTACTAACGCTGATGATTCTGGGCCTTGCTGCCCTCATTG GTACTTCTGAGAGTCAGACTGGATGCTATGGTGACATAAACAAGGTTGATACCACTGGGGCTTCCTGTAGAACTGCAAAAGCAGAACACTTATCCTACTGTG GAGTTCGTGCTTCAACAACAATTGCAGCGAAAGACTTACGTACTATGAACAATTATAAAACCATCATTAAGAACgctggaagaaaaaaatgtgtgGATCCAGCTGTGATTGCTGGTATCATCTCTCGAGAGTCACATGCTGGAAAGGCTCTAAAGGATGGCTGGGGTGATCGTGGAAATGGATTTGGTTTGATGCAG GTTGATAAACGCTACCATAAATTGGTTGGACAATGGAATAGTGAGGCACATGTCCTTCAGGGGACAGGCATTCTTGTTGATATGATTAAAGGAATCCAGAAAAAGTTCCCCAGATGGACAAAGGAACAACAGCTGAAAG GAGGGATTTCTGCCTACAATGCAGGACTACGAAACGTCCAAACCTATGATAAAATGGACATTGGCACAACCGGCAATGACTATGCCAATGATGTCGTTGCACGAGCCAAGTTTTATAAGAGAAACGGATACAATAATTAG